A stretch of Oncorhynchus mykiss isolate Arlee chromosome 14, USDA_OmykA_1.1, whole genome shotgun sequence DNA encodes these proteins:
- the LOC118938770 gene encoding NK1 transcription factor-related protein 1-like: MNREVQGGDLSIASPTASCVAAQTAVIVVAGPESMDNHCEKRLSTNELSVFSCPGGIDILQGDSRNNSPRQEPAPIAIPTVHRTTAFSVLDILDPNKFTSKKLNPNRTGSEIAFGTENRGGDDSNHAVDHKSYAEDYECKKYTALNEGLVYRSDECENDFNRDSHSDSEMQDDLFSEESSSGLTENTQGELGHREDDDKESKSPRSPDGQQTQQSGSNGQSHQGKPKRKRSGSDSKSGKPRRARTAFTYEQLVALENKFKCTRYLSVCERLNLALSLSLTETQVKIWFQNRRTKWKKQNPGADTSAPTGGGPNGQSNGLGGLSPLSPSPPMSGHLSMHTSYGHGPGGLVCTTQLPFLPSHAVLSPFMLGSQTYGAPAFYTSHL; the protein is encoded by the exons ATGAATAGAGAGGTTCAGGGGGGAGATCTCTCAATCGCTTCTCCGACGGCGTCTTGTGTGGCTGCCCAAACAGCGGTGATCGTCGTGGCCGGTCCAGAAAGCATGGACAATCACTGCGAGAAGCGGCTCTCTACCAACGAACTGTCGGTGTTTTCCTGTCCAGGCGGTATAGACATACTGCAAGGGGACAGCCGAAACAACTCTCCACGTCAAGAACCAGCTCCGATAGCAATTCCAACGGTTCACCGGACCACCGCGTTTTCTGTTTTGGACATTTTGGACCCAAATAAGTTTACGAGCAAAAAGCTAAATCCTAACCGGACCGGCAGTGAAATCGCCTTCGGGACAGAGAACCGTGGAGGTGACGACTCGAATCATGCTGTAGATCATAAATCTTATGCAGAAGACTATGAATGTAAAAAATATACAGCACTAA ATGAGGGGCTGGTGTACAGATCGGACGAATGCGAGAATGATTTCAACAGAGACTCCCACTCTGACAGCGAGATGCAGGATGACTTGTTTAGTGAGGAGAGCAGCAGTGGCCTGACTGAAAATACCCAGGGGGAACTGGGCCACCGTGAAGACGACGACAAGGAGAGCAAGAGCCCAAGAAGTCCTGACGGACAGCAAACGCAACAGTCAGGGTCGAATGGACAAAGTCATCAAGGAAAGCCGAAGCGAAAGCGCTCTGGCTCCGATTCAAAGTCGGGTAAGCCACGAAGGGCCCGGACAGCATTCACTTACGAACAACTTGTTGCACTGGAGAACAAATTCAAGTGCACCCGATACCTCTCCGTGTGTGAGAGGCTAAATTTGGCACTGTCACTTAGTTTGACTGAAACTCAAGTCAAAATCTGGTTCCAGAACCGACGGACCAAGTGGAAGAAGCAGAACCCTGGCGCAGACACCAGCGCCCCGACGGGCGGGGGGCCGAATGGCCAGAGCAATGGACTAGGGGGCCTGAGTCCGCTCAGCCCGTCTCCTCCCATGAGCGGCCATCTGTCAATGCACACGAGCTATGGTCACGGGCCAGGCGGGTTAGTCTGCACCACCCAATTACCCTTTCTGCCAAGTCATGCGGTACTGTCACCTTTCATGTTGGGATCTCAGACCTACGGAGCGCCTGCGTTTTACACTTCACACCTATAA